CGCGTATAGGATTTGTATGTTGCAAACACTCAAGCAAGGCTTGCTTATTTTTTTTCTTAATTTCTAAAAACTCTTTTTGAGAATCAAAATTATTAGTAAATGAGGCAAGCTTGCGTATTTCTTGAAACTGTGTAATCCACTGTTTACCAATTTTCTTTGTAATAAATGCAGCAAGAAGTGGATTGCAATCTAAAAGCCACCTTCTTGGAGTCACCCCATTGGTTACATTGACGAATTTTTCCGGATACATTTCATAAAAATCTTTAAAGATCTCTTTTTTTAAGATCTCTGTATGTAGAGCAGCTACTCCATTCACTCGATGTGATCCATAAATAGCTAAATTAGCCATCTTGACTCGGCCCTCTTCGATAATCGACATAGATCGTACTCTATCTTCATCTCCTGGGTATTTCTGACGAATCTGATTACAAAATTCTAGATTTATTTTTTCGATGATCGCGTATTGACGCGGCAATAGATACTGTAAACTACTTTGATTCCACTCTTCTAAAGACTCTCGCAGGATGGTGTGATTGGTAAAGTTACAACAAGTTTTTACAACGTTTAAGGCTTCTTCCCATCCAAAATCGTGCTCTGTTATGAGTAGTCGTTGCAGTTCTGCTATGGTCAGAGCTGGGTGAGTATCATTGATGTGAATGCGCACTTTATCCGCAAACTCATTCATATTTGAGAAAATAAAAAGATGTCTTCTGATGATATCTTGTAAGGAAGCGGATACAAGAAGAAATTCTTGTTTTAAACGAATTCTTTTGCCTGTTTCATTGTGGTCATTAGGATATAACACATCGGTGAGACTGGTGTTTTCTGCGGCTGCACCTAGCATTCCTGCATTGTAGCGCTGCAATTGAAAGTTTCGAGGAGATTCTTTTGTAGTCCATAAGCGCAGTGTATTTACTGTAAAATCGGGAGTTTCTTTGTATCCAATAATGGGAATATCGTAAGATAGGGCTCTTACTTCTTCATAATCTGTTAATTCATATACGTCTACGCCTTGTTTATTTTTACCAGGAATTGCTTTCCCTGCATAAAAAACAGAAGCGGCATGCATATCACGACGATATTCCCAAGGATTTTCATGCAATAGCCATGCCTCTGGCCTTTCTACCTGAATCCCATTACATACCGCTTGATCAAAAATGCCATATTGATAGCGGAGCCCAAATCCAATAGCTGGAATTTGCTGAGTAGCAAGTGAATCCATTAAACAAGCTGCTAATCTTCCTAAACCTCCATTGCCAAGACCTGGCTCTGGCTCAAAGCGTAATTCTTCTTGATAGGAGCGGTTTAACTGTTTAAATACATAGTTAATTAAATCAGTAGCATGAATATTTATAATGTTATTCTGACAAAAACGCCCAGGCATATATTCCATACACAAGTAAAACAGCATTCGCGCTTTTTTCTCTCTGTAGGTATGTATACAAGCAGTCCAATTAATCATGATCTCCTCACGTAATGTCAGAGCAAATGCACGATAAAACTCTTCTGGGCTAGCTTCATTAATCGTTACTCCCATTGTAGTAATCAAGTAATGTCTGATTTTTTGTATTAAATTATCCGCTTGAGTTTGCGTTTTCAAATCCATCCGTTTCCTTTACTACTTGAAATTCTTTCGAGCATTGTGTAATTACTTATTATCTAACATAAGCAAGAGTTAATGTGCAAAAATTTGACCTTATTGTAATTGGTTCAGGTCCTGCAGGGGAAAAAGCAGCTGTCAAAGCAGCTTATTTTGGTTATAAAGTAGCGATCATTGAAAAGGAAGAGCTATTTGGAGGAGCTGGAACAGTAACGGGAACTCTACCTTCTAAAACTCTTAAAGAAACCGCTTTGTATTTTTCTGATAAATTAGAAAAAGGTCTTTATGGCATTGATCGCACTTTTTCTCATGAAGCCTCTATGACAGCTTTTATGTATCGTAAGAATTTAGTAAAAGACTCCTCTTCTAAAGAGATTTTTCATAATTTATCGCGCCATCATGTCAGCATCTTTTATGGAGTAGCTAGTTTTGAAAATGCGCACAGCATTCATGTACAAGGTAAAGATCGTGTTTCACTCTTTGGAGAGTTTATCATCATTGCTACAGGATCCTACCCTTATCATCCAGCAAATATCCCTTTTGATAATAAGCGAATTCACGATTCTGATACTATTTTACAATTGACAAGACACCCTTCTTCCCTATGTATTGTAGGAGCTGGGGTCATTGGCTGTGAATATGCAACTATCTTTGCAACAATTGGAACCCATGTCTATTTGATTAACGATAAAGAAAAAATTCTCCCTCATCTTGATGAAGAGATCTCAAATACACTTGTAAAAGAAATGCAGAGCTCTGGCATTGATATCCTTTTTAATACCTCCATCGAATCTATTGATGTCCCCCCTTCTGATCAGACCCCTATAGAGGTTCATCTAAAGAACAACAAAAGTTTAGAAGTTGATATGTTCTTATTTGCCGCTGGACGCAGTGGAAATATAAAACAACTTAAATTAGAACAAGTGGGAGTTAAAACAGGAAAGAGAGAATTGATCATAGTAGATCATCAATATCGTACTAACATATCTAACATCTTTGCAGTTGGAGATGTCATTGGCTTTCCCGCTCTTGCTAGCACTAGCATGGAACAGGGCAGAATTGTAGTAGCTCATATTTTTCAAACACAAGATCTAGAACACTTACCCACCTATTTCCCTTATGGAATTTATACCATTCCAGAAGTATCTACCATAGGTTTAACCACTGAAGAAGCAAAAGAAAAAAACATTCTTTATGCTACAGGCAAAGCCTACTACGCCAATATGCCCAGAGGTAAAATTATGGGTGCAAAAACCGGAATGCTCAAACTGCTTTTTCATAAAGACACTCTACAAATCTTAGGAGTGCATATCATCGGAAGAATTGCTACTGAAATCATTCACTATGGCGTAATTCTCGTAGAAGATAAAAAAACACTGCACCACGTAATATCCCAAGTATTTAACTGCCCTACTCTGCACGATCTTTATAAATATGCAGCCTATGATGGATTAATCCAAACAACGTCAAAATTTAAATAAAGCGATCTTGCTACTCTTTAGATATTGACTCAACAAAGATACAGGTTTGCCATAACAAAAGAATTAGGAGAAATAAAGTTTTTGCAAGATTTGCAAAAATGGGAAAAACAGGAGCAGGATGGTTCTTGGGAATTAAACTTCATTTAATACTTAATGAAGTAGGAGAAATTCTAGCTTTTCAATTAACACCTGGAAATACATCAGACGTTTCTGTAGCTGATATTTTGTCGAAAGGAATTACTGGGAACTTATACGACGATAAAGGATACATTTCAGGAAAATTAGGAAAAAAGTTAATGGATAGAGGCTTGCAATTATACTGAAATGCATTAGAGCCTGTTTAAAATCTTCTCATTAAGGTATAATGATAGTTTTCATAAAACCTTTAGAGGTAGTTATGACCCGCTCTTATCCAAGCGATATTTCTCGTAAACAATTTAGCAAAATCCATCTAAATACTTGAGTCTACACGCAAAAAAACACGTCCACGAAGAGTTGATCTATATGATATTTTTTGTGGAATTTTGTACATTTTAAAAAGTGGTTGCCAGTGGCGTATGTTACCCATAGATTATCCTAAATGGGAATTATGTTATTATTATTTCCCTCTTTGGAATAAAAAAGATGATAAAAATTCTAAGAGTGTTCTTGAAATAGTTTTAAAAAAAATTGGTTGGCGAGGTCAGAAAAAGCAGTGGTCGGAAAGAGAAAACAAGCTTTGTAATTATTGATGCTCAAAGTGTTAAAAATACTGATACAGCGGAAAAGATAAGGATATGATGCAGGAATAAAAATACATATAGCAGTCGATACCCAAGGACTTCCTCATGCGATTCACATTACCACCGCTAATATCACGGACAGAAATGGGTGTATAGAAGCATTTTCACTACATAAAAACCATTTGTTCGGTGTAAAAAATGTTTTAGCAGATGGAGGATATTCTGGAGAAAAATTTGCAAAGAGTGTGCAGGAGATATTAGGATGTATAGTAGAAATAGCCAAAAGAAATACACTTCATACTTTTACAGTTATTCCCAAAAGATGGGTTGTAGAGCGTTCTTTTGCGTGGATAGAAAAATGTCGCAGGCTATGGAAAAATTGCGAAAGAAAACTACATACAAGCCTGAATATGGTGGTTCTTGCTTTTATTGCTCTACTTTTGAAAAGATTTTAAACAGGCTCTTAGACTATGTTGTTGTCAAAATCCCAAGGTGGGACACCCATAAACTACGCTCAACAGAGCGCAGAATTGGCACTGAAATGAAAAGCGTAGACGAAGTAATGGCAATGGGTAGAAGTTTTCCTGAAGCTCTGCAAAAAGCCATTCGCATGCTAAACATTGGAGCCGATGGATTAACCAGTTATCCTTATCCTATTGAAAACCTACTTCAAGAAATTCATGAAGCAACCGATAGGAGATTATTTGCTCTAGCTCTTTTTTTTGAAAAGGGAGCAACCCTTAAACAGGTACGAGCACTGTGTCAAATTGATCCTTGGTTTTTACTACATATCCAATCTATTACACAGCTTGCTTTTCTCTTAAAAAAACAACCTCTAACCAAAGACTTATTACGAAAAGCTAAACAATATGGATTCTCTGATCAGACCATTGGGAAAATAAAAAATATCTCTCAAGAAAAAGTACGAAAACTACGTCACCGTTATCAAATTTTTCCTGTAATTAAACAGATCGATACATTAGCTGGGGATTTTGATGCCAAAACCAATTACCTTTTTTTAAGCTATCATGGCATATCTCACGATATTCAACCGTTTAACTCTCCTCCTATAACTGTACTCGGCTCTGGCCCTTATTCGATTGGTTCATCTGTTGAATTTGATTGGTGTGCTGTGAACACATGTAGAACGCTCCGCTTCTTAAAAGAAAAAACAATTGTTATCAACTGCAATCCAGAAACCGTATCCACGGATTATGATGAATCAGATCGTTTGTACTTTGAAGAACTCACTTTTGAGAGGATTCGAGATATTGCAGACTTTGAAAACCCAAAAGGAATCATTGTATCTGTAGGGGGACACATTGCAAATAATTTAAGTGTAGCTCTTAATAAATACGGCTATCCCCTTATTCTTCCATGGCAACGCTTTGCTACAATTTCCGAAAAAGATCTCACAAATAGAAGGATTACAAAGTGAAAAAAACGGTTAAGTCTTTTAAAAGTTTTCTATTGAAGAAATTTGTAAAGATTTTGCGCTATTTTATCAAACAAAATGATATACAAGAACGATTCTTAGTCGTTTCTACTACTGGATTAGGAGATACCTTGTGGGGAACTCCTTCGATTCGCTCTCTTAGAGAACATTATCCCAAAGGATACATTGCAGTTCTAACGAGTCATATTGGAAAAGAATTACTGGAGAATAATCCTTATATCAACGATCTATTCTTATTAAAAAAACCCATAATCATTTCTCTTATCTCTCTTTATTCAAAGCTAAAGAAGAAAAAAATTTCCTATATTTTGTTCTTTCACGCCTCTCAAAGAATAGTTTTGCCTTTTGTATACTTACTAGGATCTAAAAAAATTATTGGCACGGAAGGATCAAACAAAGGACTCGATTCTTTGATTACTCATCTTCTTCCTAAAAAGCCACAGCATGAAATCGTAAGACGTCTAGAAATCATTGCAGCATTAATCGGTAAAAAACCCATTCATCATCAAATAGAAATTGCGTTAAGCCAACAAGATAAAAAAAACGCACTTCCTGTAATGGACCATTTACAAGATCATTCGCGTCCTTGTATCCTGCTCCATCCAGGGTCTAAAGATCTTTTCAAGCGTTGGCCTGCTTCTCATTTTATTGCTTTAGGCAATCTGTTAAGCACACAACATAAATGCCACATATTTATTACAGGTAATCAATCGGAAAAAGAACTAGTCCTGCAAATTGCTTCTAATATTCCCAATAGCACCTCCTTGATAGATCTGCCTTTAAAAACATTTGCTTTTCTTATTCAGAATATGGACATAATGGTTTGTAATGATACAGGCCCCATGCATATGGCTTTGGCTATAAAAACGCCTACCATTGCCATTTTTTGTCCTACAAATCCTCATTTGTGCGGTCCTTATGCTGTAAAAGACTATACAGTAATTGCAAAGAAAAAAACGTGTTCTCCTTGTCTACAAAAAAAATGTGTAAACCCCTTTTGTATGTTACAAATAGGAATGCAAGAAGTCTATGAAGCTGTTTTACATCAACTCTGTAAATCAGAAAAATTTGCTTTAAAAGCTTTAAGGAAACTTTCATGAATCATGCATTCAAAAATAGAATTATTATTTCCATTGAAAATTTTTCTAGCCATGAAATCCTCTACCTTTTAGAGCAAGCGCGCATCATGAAAAATTTTCCACCTCCACCCTCACTAAACACCTCTATTCTCGCTACCTGCTTTTACGAACCCTCCACTAGAACCCGTCTCTCTTTTGAAACGGCCATGCTTAAACTAGGAGGCCGGTTAATTGGATTTTCTGACGGGAAAAATACCTCTGCACAGAAAGGAGAATCGATTGAAGATACGATAAGAGTTATAGGATCTTTTACAGATGTCATTATATTGCGGCCTTCTTCTAAAGAATCTATATATCTGGCTCATAAAAGCACTAAAACGCCGGTTATTAACGCAGGCAATGGCACAGAAGAACACCCTACACAAACATTAACAGATCTGTTTACCATGCAAGAAATACAAAAAGACCTTCAAGGATTATCCGTTGCCTTTGTAGGGGATCTTAAATATGGGCGCACATTGCACTCTCTTTGTCTTGCATGCGCTTTATTTGGTATGCGTCTATTTTTTTGTTCTCCGGAAGGCTTGTCTCTTCCCCAGGAGACACTTGCCCATTTAACAAGAAAAAAAGTACAATTTTCCTTTCATCAAAATTTAGAAGAGATCATTCCCTGTTTAGAGCCTGTTTAAAATCTTCTCATTAAGGTATAATGATAGTTTTCATAAAACCTTTGGAGGTAGTTATGACCCGCTCTTATCCAAGCGATATCTCTCGTAAACAATTTAGCAAAATCCATCTAATACTTGAGTCTACACGCAAAAAAACACGTCCACGAAGAGTTGATCTATATGATATTTTTTGTGGAATTTTGTACATTTTAAAAAGTGGTTGCCAGTGGCGTATGTTACCCATAGAATATCCTAAATGGGAATTATGTTATTATTATTTCCCTCTTTGGAATAAAAAAGATGATAAAAATTCTAAGAGTATTCTTGAAATAGTTTTAAAAAAAATTAGTTGGCGAGGTCAGAAAAAGCAGTGGTCGGAAAGAAAAAACAAGCTTTGTAATTATTGATGCTCAAAGTGTTAAAAATACTGATACAGCGGAGAAGATAAGGATATGATGCAGGGAAAAAAATATCAGGAATAAAAAGACATATAGCAGTCGATACCCAAGGGCTTCCTCATGCGATTCACATTACCAACGCTAATATCACTGACAGAAATGGGTGTATATAGTGGTTCCGATTCAATCGCATAGAAAAATATAGGATTAACGACAAGTTTTAAGTCAACGACTTGAAACTTGTCGTTTATCCTACATTTCAAAATATCTGTTATTTTCGGTATCTCTTCTAAGAAGAATCCTCTAATTGCCTGAAAAAAAGTCACCGACGTTTCGTAATATCGATTGTATACCTTCTTTTCCTTTAAGATCTTCCACAAGCGTTCAATAGGATTCAAATTCGGCGAATAAGGAGGGAGATAGTGCACTTTAATCCTAGAAGACATCAGAAACTCTTCTAGTTTCTTATTTTTGTTTGATCTTGCATTATCCAAAATTACATGAATAATTCGAGCCTCTGTCTGTTTTTCTAGCTTCTTGAAAAAATCGAGCATTGCATCGGCATCAACTGTCTTATATTCCTCTGTAAAAATCTTCATTCCTGTCAGGCAAAGAGCTCCAGCAAAATGCAATCGCAATTGTTTCCCGGATGTCTGCAAAGTCTTTTGAACGCCTTTTCTCTGAGGTATTTCTGAACAGTGATAGGGCTTATCCGGAGTGTTTTAGCAAGATTTTTTGTTGAGATACCCTCATCATAGCCCAAAATTACACAAAGCCTATTCCGTTCAGAATAGTCTTTTGGATGCTTTAACTTGTGTTCTAAGTCAGCTCTCTGGCTAGGGATCAGTTTTTTCATACTCAATAGCTTAACACAAAACAAAATATTTTTCTATACGATTGAATCGGAACCACTATATACTGAAATGCATTAGAAAAAAGACTTTTCAAACACTAAATTCATTGAATTTTTCTCATTGATTGAGTTATAAATCTTACATCTATGCAACCTGAAGCGAACTTTTTAAAAATAAACCAAAAGACATCCTCAAAGGCTCGTCATCGCCATGAACGGGATAAAAGGCTATGCGATAGAATCAAATCTATTTTATTGTTAGATGAAGGGTGGACATACCCACAAGTAGCACATGCTTTACTCTTAGATGAGGATACGATAAGGCGTTACTATAAAACTTATTTAGAAGGTGGCAAAGAAGCATTGCTGAATTTGAACTATGCAGGAAAGGCATGCCGGCTCAATCAAGGCCAACTTAAACAACTAAAAATCTATGTAAAAGAAGAAGCTCCCAGTTCAGCTAAACAAGTTGTCAATTTTGCCAAAGACCACTTTGGAATATGTTATACACCATCAGCTATGGTTTCTTTATTGCATCGGTTAAACTTTACCTATAAAAAGCCTAAGCTGATTCCTGGAAAAGTGAATGAGAAAGCTAAAGAGCTTTTTTCACAAGAATTGCAAAATCTAGAAAAAGAACTCGCTCAAACAGATCAACTGCTTTATTTAGATGGGGTTCATCCTCAACACAATTCCAAACCCTCTTATGGATGGTATGAAAAAGGATCTAAGGCTATATTGCTAACAAATACAGGACGTAAACGTATCAATATCAATGGAGCCTTAGATGTAAAGCGCTTAGAAGTTACAACTCTTTCTTCCGACTCTATCAATGCGCAATCTACTCTTGATTTGTTTAAAAAATGGGAAGAAAAGTATCCTTTTGCACAAAGAATCGTGGTTATATGCGATAACGCTGCCTACTATAGGTCAAAAATCGTTGCAAATTACCTAAAAACATCCAGAGTAGAAATCAAATTCTTGCCTCCTTATTCTCCCGATCTCAATCTGATTGAACGCCTTTGGCGATTCATGAATAAAAAAGTCCGCAATAATCGATATTATGAAAAATTCTTAGATTTTAAGAAGGCAATTTGTGCTTTTTTTGAAAAAATTCCTAAATATCGGGAAGAACTGCAACCTCTTTTATCTAGGAAATTTTGCTTAGTTAAATCTTAATTTAAAAACAAACGAGTATAGAAGCATTTTCACTACATAAAAACCATTTGTTTGGTGTAAAAAATGTTTTAGCAGATGGAGGATATTCTGGAGAGAAATTTGCAAAGAGCGT
This is a stretch of genomic DNA from Candidatus Rhabdochlamydia oedothoracis. It encodes these proteins:
- the sthA gene encoding Si-specific NAD(P)(+) transhydrogenase — protein: MQKFDLIVIGSGPAGEKAAVKAAYFGYKVAIIEKEELFGGAGTVTGTLPSKTLKETALYFSDKLEKGLYGIDRTFSHEASMTAFMYRKNLVKDSSSKEIFHNLSRHHVSIFYGVASFENAHSIHVQGKDRVSLFGEFIIIATGSYPYHPANIPFDNKRIHDSDTILQLTRHPSSLCIVGAGVIGCEYATIFATIGTHVYLINDKEKILPHLDEEISNTLVKEMQSSGIDILFNTSIESIDVPPSDQTPIEVHLKNNKSLEVDMFLFAAGRSGNIKQLKLEQVGVKTGKRELIIVDHQYRTNISNIFAVGDVIGFPALASTSMEQGRIVVAHIFQTQDLEHLPTYFPYGIYTIPEVSTIGLTTEEAKEKNILYATGKAYYANMPRGKIMGAKTGMLKLLFHKDTLQILGVHIIGRIATEIIHYGVILVEDKKTLHHVISQVFNCPTLHDLYKYAAYDGLIQTTSKFK
- a CDS encoding IS630 family transposase — protein: MQPEANFLKINQKTSSKARHRHERDKRLCDRIKSILLLDEGWTYPQVAHALLLDEDTIRRYYKTYLEGGKEALLNLNYAGKACRLNQGQLKQLKIYVKEEAPSSAKQVVNFAKDHFGICYTPSAMVSLLHRLNFTYKKPKLIPGKVNEKAKELFSQELQNLEKELAQTDQLLYLDGVHPQHNSKPSYGWYEKGSKAILLTNTGRKRININGALDVKRLEVTTLSSDSINAQSTLDLFKKWEEKYPFAQRIVVICDNAAYYRSKIVANYLKTSRVEIKFLPPYSPDLNLIERLWRFMNKKVRNNRYYEKFLDFKKAICAFFEKIPKYREELQPLLSRKFCLVKS
- a CDS encoding helix-turn-helix domain-containing protein is translated as MKKLIPSQRADLEHKLKHPKDYSERNRLCVILGYDEGISTKNLAKTLRISPITVQKYLREKAFKRLCRHPGNNCDCILLELFA
- a CDS encoding IS630 family transposase — its product is MQTSGKQLRLHFAGALCLTGMKIFTEEYKTVDADAMLDFFKKLEKQTEARIIHVILDNARSNKNKKLEEFLMSSRIKVHYLPPYSPNLNPIERLWKILKEKKVYNRYYETSVTFFQAIRGFFLEEIPKITDILKCRINDKFQVVDLKLVVNPIFFYAIESEPLYTPISVSDISVGNVNRMRKPLGIDCYMSFYS
- the glgP gene encoding glycogen/starch/alpha-glucan family phosphorylase translates to MKTQTQADNLIQKIRHYLITTMGVTINEASPEEFYRAFALTLREEIMINWTACIHTYREKKARMLFYLCMEYMPGRFCQNNIINIHATDLINYVFKQLNRSYQEELRFEPEPGLGNGGLGRLAACLMDSLATQQIPAIGFGLRYQYGIFDQAVCNGIQVERPEAWLLHENPWEYRRDMHAASVFYAGKAIPGKNKQGVDVYELTDYEEVRALSYDIPIIGYKETPDFTVNTLRLWTTKESPRNFQLQRYNAGMLGAAAENTSLTDVLYPNDHNETGKRIRLKQEFLLVSASLQDIIRRHLFIFSNMNEFADKVRIHINDTHPALTIAELQRLLITEHDFGWEEALNVVKTCCNFTNHTILRESLEEWNQSSLQYLLPRQYAIIEKINLEFCNQIRQKYPGDEDRVRSMSIIEEGRVKMANLAIYGSHRVNGVAALHTEILKKEIFKDFYEMYPEKFVNVTNGVTPRRWLLDCNPLLAAFITKKIGKQWITQFQEIRKLASFTNNFDSQKEFLEIKKKNKQALLECLQHTNPIRDSTGKPVGHYSFLDESALFDVQIKRIHEYKRQLMNLIHVIMLYHELQENPEARRIKRMVFIAGKAAPGYEVAKQIIQLSYCISRRINQDPKTNQKLKLVFIENYSVSKAEMIIPAADLSEQISTAGTEASGTGNMKLAMNGALTIGTEDGANIEMHQQVTDRFWPFCFGKTALENDLIRHTGNYNPWDIYMQNDSIRKALDSLRDQSFTQTEEEHQALSNLYQNLLHSQASYIPDYYFVLGDLLDYYRIQKSVEELFLKPQQWAEYALQNIAAMGNFSSDESIKNYAKLVWDIQPCPVDLKELEKIRIEYSEHDKCRIFPASANGSVKNSS
- a CDS encoding glycosyltransferase family 9 protein, giving the protein MRYFIKQNDIQERFLVVSTTGLGDTLWGTPSIRSLREHYPKGYIAVLTSHIGKELLENNPYINDLFLLKKPIIISLISLYSKLKKKKISYILFFHASQRIVLPFVYLLGSKKIIGTEGSNKGLDSLITHLLPKKPQHEIVRRLEIIAALIGKKPIHHQIEIALSQQDKKNALPVMDHLQDHSRPCILLHPGSKDLFKRWPASHFIALGNLLSTQHKCHIFITGNQSEKELVLQIASNIPNSTSLIDLPLKTFAFLIQNMDIMVCNDTGPMHMALAIKTPTIAIFCPTNPHLCGPYAVKDYTVIAKKKTCSPCLQKKCVNPFCMLQIGMQEVYEAVLHQLCKSEKFALKALRKLS
- a CDS encoding aspartate/ornithine carbamoyltransferase family protein — protein: MNHAFKNRIIISIENFSSHEILYLLEQARIMKNFPPPPSLNTSILATCFYEPSTRTRLSFETAMLKLGGRLIGFSDGKNTSAQKGESIEDTIRVIGSFTDVIILRPSSKESIYLAHKSTKTPVINAGNGTEEHPTQTLTDLFTMQEIQKDLQGLSVAFVGDLKYGRTLHSLCLACALFGMRLFFCSPEGLSLPQETLAHLTRKKVQFSFHQNLEEIIPCLEPV